One Mangrovimonas cancribranchiae DNA segment encodes these proteins:
- the menD gene encoding 2-succinyl-5-enolpyruvyl-6-hydroxy-3-cyclohexene-1-carboxylic-acid synthase — MNYPKIPLAQTVVQLCKVKNIKHIVISPGSRSAPLTIGFTEDDFFTCYSIVDERSAAFFAMGIAQNIKHPVALVCSSGSALLNYYPAIAEAFYSHIPLVVLSADRPEYLIGIGDGQTINQPEVYKNHILYSANLKLDLEDTPKRKSDDEPVIIKNIENRLERFLGLKQEIQEANEEDINLAINKAIVKNGPVHINVPFEEPLYDMVQEPTVTPKVIAPQEIPQKIDTTELKDLVDDWSNASKKLVLVGVNPKDSIDERWLNDLAEDDSVLVFTETTSNLHHKAFFPSIDKIIWPLMDDELEQLQPDILVTFGGLIVSKKVKAFLRKHQPKHHWHIDTVAANDTFFCLDKHIKMSPNSFFSTFIPKLTHHRKSDYKTTWKAVKKHRKQKHNSYLEQVPYSDFSVYNKVFQALPDHSVMQLSNSSTIRYSQLFDVNKTIEVHCNRGTSGIDGSMSTAVGFGSSTTKQTIFITGDLSFFYDSNALWNNYIPENFRVILINNSGGGIFRILPGHKNTSNFDRFFETKHELTAKHLCEMYGFEYNTAENLGELEESLNNFFNTSNQPKLLEVFTPRTINDEVLLNYFKFIK; from the coding sequence ATGAATTACCCAAAAATTCCACTAGCACAAACTGTTGTTCAGCTTTGTAAAGTAAAAAACATAAAGCATATTGTAATTTCTCCAGGAAGCAGAAGTGCTCCATTAACAATTGGTTTTACAGAAGATGATTTTTTTACTTGCTACAGTATTGTAGATGAGCGTTCTGCAGCTTTTTTTGCTATGGGAATTGCACAAAACATAAAACATCCTGTGGCCTTAGTATGTTCGTCAGGAAGCGCCTTGTTAAATTACTATCCAGCCATAGCTGAAGCGTTTTATAGTCATATTCCTTTAGTTGTATTATCGGCCGATAGACCAGAATATTTAATAGGCATAGGAGATGGGCAAACTATTAATCAGCCAGAGGTATATAAAAATCATATTTTATATTCGGCCAATTTAAAGCTAGATTTAGAAGATACTCCAAAGCGCAAGTCTGACGATGAACCTGTCATTATAAAAAATATAGAAAACCGATTAGAGCGTTTTCTAGGGCTTAAACAAGAAATTCAAGAAGCCAATGAAGAGGACATTAACTTAGCTATTAATAAAGCTATTGTAAAAAATGGTCCAGTACATATTAATGTGCCTTTCGAGGAGCCTTTGTACGATATGGTACAGGAACCAACAGTAACACCAAAAGTTATTGCTCCTCAGGAAATCCCTCAAAAAATAGATACAACAGAATTAAAAGACCTTGTTGATGATTGGAGCAATGCTTCAAAAAAGTTAGTTTTAGTTGGTGTAAACCCGAAAGATAGTATTGACGAAAGATGGTTGAATGATTTGGCTGAAGATGATAGCGTATTAGTTTTTACCGAAACAACGTCAAACCTACATCATAAAGCATTCTTCCCGAGTATAGATAAAATAATCTGGCCTTTAATGGATGACGAATTAGAACAATTACAACCAGATATACTAGTTACATTTGGAGGTTTAATTGTTTCTAAAAAAGTGAAAGCTTTTTTACGAAAACATCAACCCAAACACCATTGGCATATAGATACTGTTGCAGCCAACGACACGTTTTTCTGTTTGGATAAACATATAAAAATGTCACCAAATAGCTTTTTCAGTACCTTTATTCCAAAGTTAACACATCATAGAAAAAGTGATTATAAAACAACTTGGAAAGCGGTTAAAAAACATCGAAAACAAAAACATAACAGTTATTTAGAACAAGTTCCTTACAGCGATTTTTCTGTGTATAATAAGGTGTTTCAAGCGTTGCCAGATCATTCGGTAATGCAATTAAGTAATAGTTCTACTATTCGTTATTCGCAATTATTTGATGTAAACAAAACCATCGAAGTTCATTGTAATAGAGGAACTAGCGGAATAGATGGTAGTATGAGTACCGCAGTAGGTTTTGGGTCGTCAACAACAAAACAAACTATATTTATTACAGGCGATTTAAGCTTTTTTTACGATAGTAATGCCTTGTGGAATAATTATATTCCTGAAAACTTTAGAGTTATTTTAATTAATAATAGCGGAGGTGGAATTTTTAGAATTCTTCCAGGGCATAAAAACACCTCTAATTTTGACCGGTTTTTTGAAACTAAACATGAATTAACAGCGAAACACTTATGTGAAATGTATGGTTTTGAATATAATACTGCTGAAAACTTAGGCGAGCTAGAGGAAAGCTTAAACAACTTTTTCAACACATCAAATCAGCCCAAATTATTAGAAGTCTTTACACCAAGAACGATTAACGATGAGGTGCTTCTTAACTATTTTAAGTTCATTAAATAA
- a CDS encoding PaaI family thioesterase: MPLTKETVLAQANAASKNTLMETLDIEMVDFGDDFLTARMPVNSRVYQPDGVLHGGATAALAESVGSFASHIFTNIEEKFVRGIEITANHLKSVTEGYVYAKATFLHKGRTTQLLDIRITDEQDNLVSVCRLSTISLPRKK; this comes from the coding sequence ATGCCACTAACAAAAGAAACGGTTTTAGCACAAGCCAATGCGGCGAGCAAAAACACATTAATGGAAACACTAGACATAGAAATGGTTGACTTTGGTGACGATTTTTTAACTGCAAGAATGCCTGTTAATTCTAGAGTTTATCAGCCAGATGGTGTGTTACATGGCGGAGCAACAGCAGCGTTAGCAGAAAGTGTAGGAAGTTTTGCATCGCATATTTTTACGAATATAGAAGAGAAATTTGTAAGAGGCATTGAGATAACGGCAAATCATTTAAAAAGTGTAACGGAAGGTTACGTTTATGCGAAAGCCACTTTTTTGCACAAAGGCAGAACAACGCAGCTTTTAGATATTCGTATTACCGATGAGCAAGATAATTTAGTTTCTGTATGTCGTTTATCAACCATTAGTTTACCTAGAAAAAAATAA
- a CDS encoding helix-turn-helix domain-containing protein: MKKLDINFSEPLNCPVRNVLDRIGDKWSLLILLVLEQEDVLRFNEIHQSIGDISQKMLSVSLKNLEADGLVNRKVYPQIPPKVEYKLTDLGKSLIPFVNALSDWSKQHMDTILKNRTAYKKKL; the protein is encoded by the coding sequence ATGAAAAAATTAGACATAAATTTTAGCGAGCCTTTAAATTGCCCTGTAAGAAATGTTTTGGATAGAATTGGCGATAAATGGTCTTTATTAATCTTATTGGTATTAGAGCAAGAAGATGTGTTACGTTTTAATGAAATACACCAATCTATTGGAGATATTTCACAAAAAATGCTTTCGGTATCACTAAAAAACTTAGAGGCTGATGGATTGGTTAACAGAAAGGTTTATCCACAAATACCTCCAAAAGTTGAATATAAATTAACCGATTTAGGGAAAAGCTTAATTCCTTTTGTTAACGCGCTATCAGATTGGTCTAAGCAACACATGGATACCATTTTAAAAAACAGAACTGCTTATAAAAAAAAGCTATAA
- a CDS encoding mechanosensitive ion channel domain-containing protein: MTNYKQFFFNYFTELGIGETTATYLNMFAFAIILLVLILVSDFLAKKVLVRAFHTFAYKSKTHFDDMLIEHKAPNYIAHLVPLLITLKLFPVVFEDFPGFESPIEKLIKIYGIVLFIWILRSVLKTFESYFKTKPRLKDKPIDSYIQVVLLFSWVVGIGFAFVVISDISIWKFFTTLGAASAVMLLIFKDTILGFVASIQVAVNDTIRIGDWITMEKYGADGDVIEINLSTVQVQNFDKTITNIPTYALISDAFKNWRGMSQSGGRRIKRSIIIKASSVHYLSEDTIDELKNIQLITDYLNTRQSDINNFNEKNNIDKSLLINGRNLTNLGVFRKYVQSYIENHPAINKDMTIMIRQLALTPQGIPLEIYAFSSDQRWENYEYIIADIFDHSLSAVPYFNLEVFELSLDAKTPE; this comes from the coding sequence ATGACCAACTACAAACAGTTTTTCTTTAATTATTTTACCGAATTAGGTATTGGTGAAACTACAGCAACATATTTAAATATGTTTGCCTTCGCCATTATTTTATTAGTATTAATACTGGTTTCTGATTTCTTAGCTAAAAAAGTACTCGTTAGAGCTTTCCATACATTTGCTTACAAATCAAAAACACATTTCGATGATATGCTTATCGAGCATAAAGCTCCTAACTATATTGCACATTTAGTTCCTTTATTAATTACATTAAAACTTTTTCCTGTTGTTTTTGAAGATTTCCCTGGATTTGAATCACCCATAGAAAAGCTTATTAAAATTTACGGCATTGTTTTATTTATCTGGATTTTACGTAGTGTTTTAAAAACGTTTGAAAGTTATTTTAAAACCAAACCTAGATTAAAAGACAAACCTATAGATAGCTATATCCAAGTTGTCCTGTTATTCTCTTGGGTTGTAGGCATTGGCTTTGCCTTTGTTGTTATTTCCGATATCTCTATTTGGAAATTTTTCACCACATTAGGCGCTGCTTCTGCTGTAATGCTGCTTATTTTTAAAGACACCATTTTAGGGTTTGTCGCTAGTATTCAAGTAGCTGTAAACGATACGATAAGAATTGGCGACTGGATTACTATGGAGAAATATGGTGCCGACGGCGATGTTATAGAAATAAACCTGTCTACTGTTCAAGTACAAAACTTCGATAAAACCATAACCAATATCCCTACATACGCATTAATATCGGATGCGTTTAAAAACTGGCGCGGCATGAGCCAGTCTGGTGGCAGACGGATTAAACGCTCTATTATAATAAAAGCAAGTAGTGTTCATTATTTAAGTGAAGATACAATTGATGAGCTTAAGAATATTCAATTAATAACAGATTATTTAAACACCAGGCAATCTGATATTAACAATTTTAATGAAAAAAACAACATAGACAAATCGTTACTTATTAATGGTAGAAACCTTACCAACTTAGGCGTGTTTAGAAAATATGTGCAATCGTATATTGAAAACCATCCGGCTATTAATAAGGATATGACAATTATGATTCGTCAACTTGCACTAACACCGCAAGGCATTCCATTAGAGATTTATGCCTTTAGCAGCGATCAGCGTTGGGAAAATTACGAATATATTATTGCCGATATTTTCGATCATTCCTTATCCGCAGTACCCTATTTTAACCTTGAAGTTTTCGAACTTAGTTTAGACGCGAAAACTCCTGAATAA
- a CDS encoding hotdog domain-containing protein, protein MRFHTRKWVKPEDLNPNGTLFGGRLLAWIDEEAALYTLIQLENKRIVTKFMSEINFKSSAKQGDIVELGIEVVNFGKTSLTLHCEARNKMTRETILTIDNIIMVNLGEDGKPTPHGKTKIEYVKDRLS, encoded by the coding sequence ATGAGATTTCACACACGAAAATGGGTAAAACCCGAAGATTTAAATCCAAACGGTACATTGTTTGGAGGTCGGCTTTTAGCATGGATTGACGAAGAAGCTGCATTATATACACTTATTCAATTAGAAAATAAGCGTATTGTTACAAAATTTATGTCCGAAATAAATTTCAAAAGTTCAGCAAAACAAGGTGATATTGTTGAACTTGGTATTGAAGTAGTAAATTTTGGAAAAACCTCCTTAACGTTACATTGCGAAGCTAGAAATAAAATGACACGAGAAACCATTTTAACAATAGACAATATTATTATGGTTAATCTTGGCGAAGATGGTAAACCAACACCACATGGTAAAACCAAGATAGAGTACGTAAAAGATAGGTTGAGTTAA
- a CDS encoding SDR family oxidoreductase, whose translation MKSFKEKSIIITGAAMGLGLATAKYLAAKQANLTLVDYNKEGLDAAIKEIKTDYPSVNIEAVSADVSKEENVKKYVAKAKEVFGKIDGFYNNAGIEGRQADMVDYDLDVFKKVIDINLMGVYYGLRYVLPEMVEHGGRIVNVASVGGIRGVLNQTPYVASKHAVAGMTKNAALEYGKHSIFTNAIAPGAILTPMVEEAFKQVNPDDPKAAEAEYSKRNPTRRLGKPEEVASLVAYLLSDDCNYVNGQVIAIDGGESNMYGNA comes from the coding sequence ATGAAATCTTTTAAAGAGAAATCAATAATTATCACTGGAGCTGCAATGGGGCTTGGATTAGCTACAGCAAAATATTTAGCAGCCAAACAAGCTAATTTAACTTTAGTCGATTATAATAAGGAAGGATTAGACGCTGCAATTAAAGAAATCAAAACAGACTACCCTTCGGTTAATATTGAAGCCGTTTCTGCTGATGTATCTAAAGAAGAAAACGTTAAGAAATATGTAGCCAAAGCTAAAGAAGTCTTTGGTAAAATAGATGGATTCTATAATAATGCAGGGATAGAAGGTAGACAAGCAGATATGGTTGATTACGATTTAGATGTATTTAAAAAAGTTATCGACATTAATTTAATGGGAGTTTATTATGGATTACGCTATGTGTTACCAGAAATGGTTGAACATGGTGGTCGTATTGTTAATGTGGCATCTGTTGGTGGTATTCGTGGGGTTTTAAATCAAACGCCTTATGTTGCTTCTAAACATGCCGTAGCTGGGATGACAAAAAATGCCGCGCTTGAATACGGTAAGCATAGTATTTTCACAAATGCTATTGCGCCAGGGGCAATTTTAACTCCTATGGTTGAAGAAGCTTTTAAACAAGTAAATCCTGATGATCCTAAAGCAGCTGAAGCAGAATATTCTAAAAGGAACCCTACAAGACGTTTAGGTAAACCAGAAGAAGTAGCAAGCTTAGTAGCTTATTTGTTAAGTGACGATTGTAACTATGTTAATGGTCAAGTAATTGCTATAGATGGCGGAGAGTCTAATATGTATGGGAATGCTTAA
- a CDS encoding OmpA family protein yields the protein MKTTGNKYAAIVLAVIFSISLISCEATKNANNKQKGAAIGAAGGAIIGAIIGNNVGKGGNGELGAVIGGVVGGGAGVLIGHKMDEQAKRIEEEIPGAEVERVDQGIVVTFDENSGVYFATEKYNINAASQTTLNKLAAVLKDYPDTNVLVVGHTDSRGDENYNMTLSKNRANSVKDYFVQQGLSASRFTTNWFGETQPKYDNNTVEGRAKNRRVNVAIVPNEDMIQEAKTNSN from the coding sequence ATGAAAACAACAGGTAATAAATATGCAGCTATTGTGTTAGCTGTAATCTTTTCAATAAGTTTAATTAGTTGCGAAGCAACAAAAAATGCAAACAATAAACAAAAAGGAGCTGCTATTGGAGCGGCTGGTGGCGCTATTATTGGTGCTATTATTGGTAACAATGTTGGAAAAGGCGGAAATGGTGAGTTAGGCGCTGTTATTGGTGGTGTTGTTGGTGGTGGCGCTGGCGTTTTAATTGGTCATAAAATGGATGAACAAGCCAAGCGTATTGAAGAAGAAATTCCAGGAGCAGAAGTAGAGCGCGTAGATCAAGGTATTGTAGTCACTTTTGATGAAAATAGTGGTGTTTACTTTGCTACAGAAAAGTATAATATTAATGCGGCATCACAAACCACATTAAACAAACTAGCGGCTGTACTTAAAGATTATCCAGATACAAATGTTTTAGTAGTTGGGCATACCGATAGTAGAGGAGATGAGAATTATAATATGACGTTATCTAAAAATAGAGCGAATTCAGTTAAAGATTATTTTGTACAACAAGGTTTAAGTGCCTCAAGGTTTACAACTAACTGGTTTGGCGAAACACAACCTAAATACGATAATAATACAGTTGAAGGTCGCGCCAAAAACCGTCGTGTTAATGTCGCAATAGTGCCTAATGAAGATATGATTCAAGAAGCTAAGACTAATAGTAATTAG
- a CDS encoding chorismate-binding protein: protein MEFQDLIVKTLEHYNSSLPFVVYRKPNQSLVKLMLQQDDKVFKVEDFSESGFVFAPFNDKEDTILIPFSDSDNFQAEFNYLHQSNNKTETPKTAVTLEEDKTNHIKLVEAGVKAITSGAFKKVVLSRKETVALHSKSVIQIFTDLLQSYPSAFVYCWCHPKVGLWLGATPETLLKVENNRLSTMALAGTQKFSGKLDVEWGEKEREEQQFVTNFIADSLQPFVNTIALGDVQTVKAGKLLHLQTKITAILNGNLQAVLKALHPTPAVCGLPKQVSKSFIINNENYKRTYYTGFLGELNLKEAKSRNRNRRNVENNAYSSIKNISDLYVNLRCMEIEGDQANIFVGGGITEASNPILEWEETVHKSGTMKQVL, encoded by the coding sequence ATGGAGTTTCAAGACCTTATAGTAAAAACATTAGAACATTATAATAGTAGCTTACCTTTTGTAGTGTATAGAAAACCCAATCAATCATTGGTAAAATTAATGTTACAGCAAGACGATAAGGTATTTAAGGTTGAAGATTTTTCGGAAAGTGGGTTTGTTTTTGCACCGTTTAATGATAAAGAAGATACTATTCTTATTCCTTTTAGTGATTCTGATAATTTTCAAGCTGAATTCAATTATTTACATCAATCAAATAATAAAACCGAAACACCTAAAACAGCCGTAACATTAGAAGAAGATAAAACTAATCATATAAAATTGGTTGAAGCAGGTGTAAAGGCAATAACATCTGGGGCATTTAAAAAAGTGGTGTTGTCTAGAAAGGAAACTGTAGCATTACATTCTAAATCAGTTATTCAAATTTTCACCGACCTATTACAAAGTTACCCATCGGCTTTTGTGTATTGTTGGTGTCACCCAAAAGTAGGGTTGTGGTTAGGAGCCACGCCGGAAACCTTGTTAAAAGTTGAGAACAATCGTTTATCTACAATGGCTTTGGCGGGAACGCAAAAATTTTCTGGAAAATTAGATGTAGAATGGGGAGAAAAAGAACGTGAAGAACAACAATTTGTCACCAATTTTATTGCTGATAGTTTACAACCTTTTGTTAATACTATTGCATTAGGAGATGTGCAAACAGTAAAAGCGGGGAAACTTTTGCATCTTCAAACTAAAATTACAGCTATTCTTAATGGAAATCTTCAAGCAGTTTTAAAGGCGTTGCATCCTACACCAGCTGTTTGTGGCTTACCTAAACAGGTGTCTAAAAGCTTTATAATCAATAATGAAAATTATAAAAGAACCTATTATACAGGGTTTTTAGGAGAGCTTAATTTAAAAGAAGCTAAATCTAGAAATAGAAATCGTCGTAATGTAGAGAATAATGCGTATAGTTCTATTAAAAACATAAGTGATTTGTATGTAAACCTTCGTTGTATGGAAATAGAAGGAGACCAAGCTAATATTTTTGTAGGTGGCGGTATTACAGAAGCTTCAAACCCAATATTGGAATGGGAAGAAACAGTCCATAAATCAGGAACAATGAAACAGGTGTTATAG
- a CDS encoding glyoxalase, with protein sequence MNNRNQDLLQCRPQISSIVFPENMSNDERFQNKTLRPIIKLQNDLFVEVFRNYANKHKNVFYDLSNEKQIDYIENAIHKDMKFRNSLKGMVIGLFTVDEYKFYITNSSALNKRMMNLVKERLIDNLMMLQKHHVLQAI encoded by the coding sequence ATGAACAACAGAAACCAAGACCTCTTACAGTGTCGTCCTCAAATTAGTTCAATAGTTTTTCCAGAGAATATGAGTAACGACGAGCGTTTTCAAAATAAAACGCTAAGACCTATTATTAAACTCCAAAACGATTTGTTTGTTGAAGTATTTAGAAATTATGCCAATAAGCATAAAAATGTGTTTTACGATTTATCTAACGAAAAGCAAATAGATTATATTGAAAACGCCATACATAAGGATATGAAGTTTAGAAATTCGCTTAAAGGTATGGTAATTGGACTTTTTACAGTAGATGAATACAAGTTTTACATTACCAATTCATCGGCTTTAAATAAACGAATGATGAATTTGGTTAAAGAACGCTTGATAGATAATTTAATGATGTTACAAAAACACCATGTGTTACAAGCTATATAA
- a CDS encoding DUF2461 domain-containing protein, whose protein sequence is METAIPKEALTFFKRLENNNNREWFNEHKKEFKAIEKDVKQIYNNLLGLLNKHDAVDKLKMFRIYRDVRFSKNKLPYKTHFGGSFHRNKPELRGGYYLHIAPNNQSFIATGFWQPNKEDLLRIRKEFEIDDDEIRNIITQESFKSVWGTIVGDEVKTAPRGFDKKHPAIDLIKKKQYIFTKTYTDAQVTSKDFIDDVDKNFKAIRPFFDYMSDVLTTNLNGESII, encoded by the coding sequence ATGGAAACAGCAATACCAAAAGAAGCTCTTACGTTTTTTAAAAGACTAGAAAATAATAACAACCGAGAGTGGTTTAACGAACATAAAAAAGAGTTTAAGGCAATAGAAAAAGATGTTAAACAAATCTATAATAATCTGTTAGGATTATTAAATAAGCATGATGCGGTAGATAAGCTAAAAATGTTTCGTATTTATAGAGATGTTAGGTTTTCAAAAAATAAACTACCATATAAAACTCATTTTGGTGGATCATTTCATAGAAACAAACCAGAACTTCGTGGCGGGTATTATTTACACATTGCACCAAATAATCAATCTTTTATCGCAACAGGGTTTTGGCAACCCAATAAAGAAGATTTATTACGAATAAGGAAAGAGTTTGAAATAGATGATGATGAAATTAGAAATATTATAACTCAAGAATCGTTTAAATCGGTTTGGGGTACTATTGTTGGCGATGAAGTTAAAACAGCACCACGCGGATTTGATAAAAAACACCCAGCAATCGATCTTATTAAAAAGAAACAATACATTTTCACCAAAACATACACCGATGCTCAAGTAACATCAAAAGATTTTATAGATGATGTCGATAAAAACTTTAAAGCGATTAGGCCTTTCTTCGATTATATGAGCGATGTGTTAACCACCAATTTAAATGGCGAATCTATTATATAG
- a CDS encoding SDR family oxidoreductase, with product MILITGASGNLGNAVTNELLYRIEASQIAVMSRDTSKVNKFKKKGVQIRQGDYNDYESLVKAFSGIDKLYFVSGSDIVSRMKQHENVIKAAKEVGVKHIVYTSFQRKTNKKDSVIQFVAESHINTEELIKNSGISYTILKHALYMEVLPLFIGEDVIEKQTIYLPANAGKVSFASRLDMAEGAAIILSTTGHENKEYEFGGEASYGMEDIAQILTKLSGKDVTYVSPKKDDFVTTLNDAGVPKPAIDVTVGFSQGIAAGEFNQPTTTLKDLLGRELLSLTTYLEAEFLDN from the coding sequence ATGATTTTAATTACAGGAGCAAGCGGAAACTTAGGAAACGCCGTAACAAATGAGCTTTTATATAGAATAGAAGCGTCTCAAATAGCAGTTATGTCTAGAGATACAAGTAAGGTAAATAAGTTTAAGAAAAAAGGTGTGCAAATTAGACAAGGAGATTATAACGATTATGAGTCTTTAGTAAAAGCGTTTTCAGGAATTGACAAACTATACTTTGTATCTGGAAGTGATATTGTTTCTAGAATGAAACAGCATGAAAATGTAATAAAAGCCGCTAAGGAAGTAGGTGTAAAGCACATTGTGTACACAAGCTTTCAACGTAAAACCAATAAAAAAGATTCTGTTATACAGTTTGTAGCTGAATCTCATATAAATACTGAAGAACTTATAAAAAACTCAGGAATTTCTTATACTATTTTAAAACATGCTTTGTATATGGAAGTGTTGCCACTTTTCATTGGAGAGGACGTTATTGAAAAACAAACAATTTACTTGCCTGCTAATGCTGGTAAAGTGTCATTTGCTTCTAGATTAGATATGGCGGAAGGTGCAGCAATTATTTTATCAACAACAGGTCATGAAAATAAGGAATACGAATTTGGAGGCGAAGCATCATATGGTATGGAAGATATTGCTCAAATTTTAACAAAATTATCGGGTAAAGACGTTACTTATGTAAGTCCAAAAAAAGATGATTTTGTTACTACCTTAAATGATGCTGGAGTTCCAAAACCAGCTATTGATGTAACAGTAGGGTTTAGTCAAGGTATTGCTGCAGGTGAATTTAACCAGCCTACAACAACATTAAAGGATCTTCTTGGGCGTGAATTATTGTCACTAACAACATACTTGGAAGCAGAATTTTTAGATAATTAA
- a CDS encoding DUF72 domain-containing protein, giving the protein MKFGSVDNPETIDFTLPQDHIDTVRVLYKAKDDNVPEIYVGCAKWNRADLKGFYPRGTKDELEYYSRQFNSIELNATFYRIFPAEQFEKWYNKTPKGFKFFPKLNQEISHWKRLNEVKEVVENYLYNASNLKEKLGTIFLQMHNNFAPKDFNRVVNFVESWPKEVSLAIEFRHTKWYNDEVVANQLYDLLEKNNISNVIVDTAGRRDLMHMRLTSPTAFVRYVGANHTSDYSRLDDWITRIKEWSEQGIKEIDFFIHQNIEKESPLLAAYFIEKLNTELGYNLTIPNNNNQSKLL; this is encoded by the coding sequence ATGAAGTTTGGAAGCGTAGATAATCCAGAAACAATCGATTTTACCTTACCGCAAGACCATATAGACACAGTTAGAGTTTTATATAAAGCGAAAGATGATAATGTACCCGAAATTTATGTAGGCTGTGCCAAATGGAACAGAGCCGATTTAAAAGGGTTTTATCCACGAGGCACAAAAGACGAGCTAGAGTATTACTCAAGACAATTTAATAGCATAGAACTTAATGCTACATTTTACAGAATTTTTCCTGCCGAGCAATTCGAAAAATGGTACAATAAAACTCCAAAAGGGTTTAAGTTTTTCCCAAAACTAAATCAGGAAATTAGTCACTGGAAACGATTAAATGAGGTAAAAGAAGTTGTAGAGAATTATTTATATAATGCCTCCAATTTAAAAGAAAAGTTAGGCACTATATTTTTACAAATGCACAACAATTTTGCACCAAAAGATTTTAACCGTGTTGTGAATTTTGTAGAGAGTTGGCCTAAAGAAGTATCACTAGCTATAGAGTTTAGGCATACCAAATGGTATAATGACGAGGTTGTTGCAAACCAATTATACGATTTGTTAGAAAAAAATAACATTTCCAACGTTATTGTAGATACTGCAGGAAGGCGCGATTTAATGCATATGCGTTTAACAAGCCCTACAGCCTTTGTACGTTATGTAGGTGCTAACCATACATCAGATTATTCTAGGTTAGACGATTGGATAACACGTATAAAAGAATGGAGCGAGCAAGGTATTAAGGAAATAGATTTTTTTATTCATCAAAATATTGAAAAAGAATCCCCTTTATTAGCGGCTTATTTTATTGAAAAATTAAATACCGAATTAGGATATAACCTAACCATACCAAATAATAACAATCAAAGTAAATTATTATAA
- a CDS encoding lipocalin family protein produces the protein MKNNFLLLLLSFVLVSCGSTKSVSKRVMKGYWTLDAITYSESGKFNVTLFSDASTDCFTNSTWRFIPNNNTGIYTLTGSDCNASEDRHFVFTIDEVDKESGLYDFLLKPTNSKHKSETNHGFRVKLAQLSETSMQWQQSVSLEGKPFTIYMNFSKINE, from the coding sequence ATGAAAAACAACTTTTTACTATTACTATTATCTTTTGTCTTGGTTTCTTGTGGCTCCACAAAGTCTGTCTCCAAAAGAGTTATGAAAGGCTATTGGACATTAGATGCTATTACTTACAGTGAATCGGGAAAGTTTAATGTAACGCTATTTAGCGATGCTTCAACCGATTGTTTTACAAATAGTACTTGGCGATTTATTCCTAATAATAACACAGGAATTTATACTTTAACGGGGAGTGATTGTAACGCTTCAGAAGATCGTCATTTTGTTTTTACTATAGATGAAGTTGATAAAGAGTCAGGACTGTATGACTTTCTATTAAAACCAACAAACTCAAAACACAAATCTGAAACAAATCACGGCTTTCGTGTAAAACTCGCGCAGTTAAGTGAAACAAGTATGCAATGGCAACAATCGGTGTCTTTAGAAGGAAAACCGTTTACTATTTATATGAACTTTTCTAAAATAAATGAATAA
- a CDS encoding DUF2853 family protein has product MSKRDELIAKYADNLKNKVGETPDMDLLTKVTVGLGPSIYNADAETVSGSDDSELATVKNNFLIKKLGLSDSPALDEAIAKVMEQYGKSNRNKYRAVVYYLLTKHFNKESVY; this is encoded by the coding sequence ATGAGTAAAAGAGACGAATTAATTGCAAAGTATGCAGACAATTTAAAAAATAAAGTTGGTGAAACTCCAGATATGGATTTACTAACCAAAGTAACTGTTGGTTTAGGACCATCTATTTACAATGCAGATGCCGAAACAGTATCTGGTTCTGATGATTCTGAATTAGCGACTGTTAAAAACAACTTTTTAATTAAAAAATTAGGGTTAAGCGATAGTCCAGCACTAGACGAAGCCATTGCAAAAGTTATGGAGCAATACGGTAAGTCTAACCGTAACAAATACAGAGCGGTTGTATATTACTTATTAACGAAGCATTTTAATAAAGAATCTGTTTATTAG